The genomic interval CCCACCAACAATGCACCCACAAGCCCCGGCGCGTGCGTGACCGCAATCGCGTCGATCGTGCTCCACTCGGCGCCGGCCTGCTCGAGCGCGTGGCGCACCACCGGAGCAATGGCGGTGAGATGCGCCCGCGACGCGATTTCCGGCACCACGCCGCCGAAGATGGTGTGCACGTCCTGCGAGAGAATCGTCAGCGACTCGAGGCGCGCGTTATCACCGCTGCCGTGTACAACGGCGGCGGAGGTTTCGTCGCAGGAACTTTCGATGCCGAGGACGCGCATACGGATGTGAAGCGGCGGGCGCCGCTACGGGCGCGGTTCGCTGAGCAGTTGCCGAATGAGCGCCTGCTGCGGTTCGGCGGCCCAGTCGGTGGCGGCGAGTTGCCGTTTGCGAATCACGCCGTCGCGCCCAATCACGAAGGTCTCGGGAACACCAGTCGTTTGATACACGGTCTGAATATCGCCAGTCTGATCGTAGAGCAAATCGAAGGTGAGTCCGAGCTGCTTGGCGAAGTCGCGAATCGGCTGTTCCATGCCGGGGTTGTCGATGCTCACGGCCACAATCTTCAATCCCTTCGGTCCAAGTGCGTCGTTGAGCACTTGCATGCTCGGCATTTCACGACGGCACGGTTCGCACCACGTCGCCCACACGTTGAGTAGCACGACTTCGCCCTTGTAGTTGGCGATTCCTCGTGGTTGCGCTGGGCCGCTCAAGACGGTGACGGCTTTGAAGTCCGGTGCTTTGGCGCCCGCTTCGACGGGGCGC from Gemmatimonadota bacterium carries:
- a CDS encoding TlpA disulfide reductase family protein — its product is MNNKGQWLMVAGIVAILGLGLAAATYLFGDEVRPVEAGAKAPDFKAVTVLSGPAQPRGIANYKGEVVLLNVWATWCEPCRREMPSMQVLNDALGPKGLKIVAVSIDNPGMEQPIRDFAKQLGLTFDLLYDQTGDIQTVYQTTGVPETFVIGRDGVIRKRQLAATDWAAEPQQALIRQLLSEPRP